A single genomic interval of Orcinus orca chromosome 19, mOrcOrc1.1, whole genome shotgun sequence harbors:
- the MINK1 gene encoding misshapen-like kinase 1 isoform X6: protein MGDPAPARSLDDIDLSALRDPAGIFELVEVVGNGTYGQVYKGRHVKTGQLAAIKVMDVTEDEEEEIKQEINMLKKYSHHRNIATYYGAFIKKSPPGNDDQLWLVMEFCGAGSVTDLVKNTKGNALKEDCIAYICREILRGLAHLHAHKVIHRDIKGQNVLLTENAEVKLVDFGVSAQLDRTVGRRNTFIGTPYWMAPEVIACDENPDATYDYRSDIWSLGITAIEMAEGAPPLCDMHPMRALFLIPRNPPPRLKSKKWSKKFIDFIDTCLIKTYLSRPPTEQLLKFPFIRDQPTERQVRIQLKDHIDRSRKKRGEKEETEYEYSGSEEEDDSHGEEGEPSSIMNVPGESTLRREFLRLQQENKSNSEALKQQQQLQQQQQRDPEAHIKHLLHQRQRRIEEQKEERRRVEEQQRREREQRKLQEKEQQRRREDMQALRREEERRQAEREQEYKRKQLEEQRQSERLQRQLQQEHAYLKSLQQQQQQILPGDRKPLYHYGRGINPADKPAWAREVEERTRMNKQQNSPLAKTKPGSTGPEPPVPQASPGPPGPLSQTPPMQRPVEPQEGPHKSLVAHRVPLKPYAAPVPRSQSLQDQPTRNLAAFPASHDPDPAVPAPTATPSARGGVVRQNSDPTSEGPGPSPNPPAWVRPDNEAPPKVPQRTSSIATALNTSGAGGSRPAQAVRARPRSNSAWQIYLQRRAERGNPKPPGPPAQPPGPPNACSNPDLRRSDPGWERSDSVLPASHGHLPQAGSLERNRVGASKLDSSPVLSPGSKAKPDDHRSRPGRPASYKRAIGEDFVLLKERTLDEAPRPPKKAMDYSSSSEEVESSEDDEEESNGEPSEGSRDTPGGRSDGDTDSVSTMVVHDVEEIAGTQTPYGGGTMVVQRTPEEERSLLHADSNGYTNLPDVVQPSHSPTESSKGQSPPLKDGGSDYQSRGLVKAPGKSSFTMFVDLGIYQPGGSGDTIPITALVGGEGSRLDQLQYDVRKGSVVNVNPTNTRAHSETPEIRKYKKRFNSEILCAALWGVNLLVGTENGLMLLDRSGQGKVYGLIGRRRFQQMDVLEGLNLLITISGKRNKLRVYYLSWLRNKILHNDPEVEKKQGWTTVGDMEGCGHYRVVKYERIKFLVIALKNSVEVYAWAPKPYHKFMAFKSFADLPHRPLLVDLTVEEGQRLKVIYGSSAGFHAVDVDSGNSYDIYIPVHIQSQITPHAIIFLPNTDGMEMLLCYEDEGVYVNTYGRIIKDVVLQWGEMPTSVAYICSNQIMGWGEKAIEIRSVETGHLDGVFMHKRAQRLKFLCERNDKVFFASVRSGGSSQVYFMTLNRNCIMNW, encoded by the exons gaCCCTGCTGGAATCTTTGAGCTGGTGGAGGTGGTCGGCAATGGAACCTACGGGCAGGTGTACAAG GGTCGGCATGTCAAGACCGGGCAGCTGGCTGCCATCAAGGTCATGGATGTCACGGAG GATGAGGAGGAAGAGATCAAGCAGGAGATCAACATGTTGAAAAAATACTCTCACCACCGCAACATCGCCACCTACTACGGGGCCTTCATCAAGAAGAGCCCCCCTGGGAACGACGACCAGCTCTGG CTGGTGATGGAGTTCTGTGGTGCTGGTTCTGTGACAGACCTGGTGAAGAACACGAAAGGGAACGCCCTGAAGGAGGACTGTATCGCCTACATCTGCAGGGAGATTCTCCGG ggtCTGGCCCATCTCCACGCCCACAAGGTGATCCACCGAGACATCAAGGGGCAGAATGTGCTACTGACAGAGAATGCCGAGGTCAAGCTAG TGGATTTCGGGGTGAGCGCGCAGCTGGACCGCACCGTGGGCAGGCGGAACACTTTCATCGGGACCCCCTACTGGATGGCCCCCGAGGTCATCGCTTGCGATGAGAACCCTGATGCCACCTACGATTACAGG AGTGACATTTGGTCTTTAGGAATCACAGCCATCGAGATGGCAGAGGGAGCCCCCC CTCTGTGTGACATGCACCCCATGCGAGCCCTCTTCCTCATCCCCCGGAACCCGCCACCCAGGCTCAAGTCCAAGAAATG GTCTAAGAAGTTCATCGACTTCATTGACACGTGTCTCATCAAGACTTACCTGAGCCGCCCACCGACGGAGCAGCTGCTCAAGTTCCCGTTCATCCGCGACCAGCCCACCGAGCGGCAGGTCCGCATCCAGCTCAAGGACCACATCGACCGATCCCGGAAGAAACGAGGCGAGAAAG AGGAGACAGAATATGAGTACAGTGGCAGCGAAGAGGAAGACGACAGCCatggagaggaaggagagccAAG CTCCATCATGAATGTGCCGGGGGAGTCGACCCTCCGCCGGGAATTCCTCCGGCTCCAGCAGGAGAACAAGAGCAACTCTGAGGCtttaaagcagcagcagcagctgcagcagcagcaacagcgaGACCCAGAGGCGCACATCAAGCACCTGCTGCACCAGCGGCAGCGACGCATAGAGGAGCAGAAGGAAGAGCGGCGGCGGGttgaggag CAACAGCGGCGGGAGCGAGAGCAGCGGAAGCTGCAGGAGAAGGAGCAGCAGCGGCGGCGCGAGGACATGCAGGCCCTGCGGCGGGAGGAGGAGAGGCGGCAGGCTGAGCGGGAGCAG GAATACAAGAGGAAGCAGCTGGAGGAGCAGCGGCAGTCGGAGCGCCTGCAGAGGCAGCTGCAGCAGGAGCACGCCTACCTCAAGTCcctgcagcagcaacagcagcagatcCTGCCCGGGGACAGGAAGCCCCTGTATCATTACGGTCGGGGCATTAACCCTGCTGACAAACCGGCCTGGGCCCGAGAG GTAGAAGAGAGAACGAGGATGAACAAGCAGCAGAACTCTCCCTTGGCCAAGACCAAGCCAGGCAGCACAGGGCCTGAGCCCCCCgtcccccaggcctcccctgggCCCCCAGGACCCCTTTCCCAAACTCCTCCTATGCAGAGGCCGGTGGAGCCCCAGGAGGGACCACACAAG AGCCTGGTGGCACACCGGGTCCCACTGAAGCCATATGCAGCGCCTGTACCCCGATCCCAGTCCCTGCAGGACCAGCCCACCCGAAACCTGGCTGCCTTCCCAGCCTCACACGACCCCGACCCCGCCGTGCCCGCACCCACTGCCACGCCTAGTGCCCGAGGAGGCGTCGTCCGCCAGAACTCAGACCCCACTTCCGAAGGGCCTGGCCCCAGCCCGAACCCCCCAGCCTGGGTCCGGCCTGATAATGAGGCCCCTCCCAAG gTGCCTCAGAGGACCTCATCTATCGCCACTGCCCTTAACACCAGTGGGGCTGGAGGGTCCCGGCCAGCCCAGGCTGTCCGTGCCAG ACCTCGCAGCAACTCCGCCTGGCAAATCTATCTGCAAAGGCGGGCAGAGCGGGGCAACCCCAAGCCTCCAGGGCCCCCTGCTCAGCCCCCTGGCCCGCCCAACGCTTGTAG TAATCCTGACCTCAGGAGGAGCGACCCTGGCTGGGAGCGCTCGGACAGCGTCCTCCCCGCCTCTCACGGGCACCTCCCCCAGGCTGGCTCACTGGAGCGGAACCGGGTGGGAG CCTCCAAACTGGACAGCTCCCCCGTGCTCTCCCCTGGGAGCAAAGCCAAGCCCGATGACCACCGCTCGCGGCCAGGCCGGCCCGCA AGCTATAAGCGAGCCATTGGTGAG GATTTTGTGTTGCTGAAAGAGCGGACCCTGGACGAGGCCCCCCGGCCTCCCAAGAAGGCCATGGACTACTCGTCGTCCAGCGAGGAGGTGGAGAGCAGCGAGGACGACGAGGAGGAGAGCAACGGCGAACCGTCGGAGGGGAGCAGAGATACCCCTGGGGGCCG CAGCGATGGAGACACAGACAGTGTCAGCACAATGGTGGTCCATGACGTGGAGGAGATAGCCGGGACCCAGACCCCCTATGGGGGTGGCACCATGGTGGTCCAGCGC aCCCCTGAAGAGGAGCGAAGCCTGCTGCATGCTGATAGCAACGGTTACACGAACCTGCCAGATGTGGTCCAGCCCAGCCACTCGCCCACCGAGAGCAGCAAAGGTCAAAGCCCCCCCTTGAAGGATGGAGGCAGTGAT TACCAGTCTCGTGGGCTGGTAAAGGCCCCTGGCAAGAGCTCGTTCACGATGTTTGTGGACCTGGGGATCTACCAGCCTGGAGGCAGTGGGGACACCATCCCCATCACAG CCCTGGTGGGTGGAGAGGGCAGTCGGCTCGATCAGCTGCAGTATGACGTGAGGAAAGGCTCTGTGGTCAACGTGAACCCCACCAACACCCGGGCCCACAGCGAAACCCCCGAGATTCGGAAGTACAAGAAGCGGTTCAATTCCGAGATCCTCTGTGCGGCCCTTTGGG GGGTCAACCTGCTGGTGGGCACGGAGAACGGGCTGATGTTGCTAGACCGAAGTGGGCAGGGCAAGGTGTATGGACTCATCGGGCGGCGACGCTTCCAGCAAATGGATGTGCTGGAGGGACTCAACTTGCTCATCACCATCTCAG ggaaaaggaacaaactgCGGGTATATTATTTGTCCTGGCTCCGGAACAAGATCCTGCACAATGACCCAGAAGTGGAGAAGAAGCAGGGCTGGACCACTGTGGGGGACATGGAGGGCTGCGGGCACTACCGTGTTG TGAAATATGAACGCATCAAATTCCTGGTCATCGCCCTGAAGAACTCTGTGGAGGTGTATGCTTGGGCCCCCAAACCTTACCACAAATTCATGGCTTTCAAG TCCTTTGCTGACCTCCCACACCGCCCTTTGCTGGTGGACCTGACGGTAGAGGAGGGACAGAGGCTCAAGGTCATCTATGGCTCCAGCGCCGGCTTCCATGCTGTGGATGTCGACTCGGGGAACAGCTATGACATCTACATCCCTGTGCAC ATCCAGAGCCAGATCACGCCCCACGCCATCATCTTTCTCCCCAACACGGATGGCATGGAGATGCTGCTGTGCTACGAGGATGAGGGCGTCTATGTCAACACGTATGGGCGGATCATTAAGGACGTGGTGCTGCAGTGGGGAGAGATGCCCACCTCTGTGG CCTATATCTGCTCCAACCAGATCATGGGCTGGGGTGAGAAAGCCATTGAGATCCGCTCCGTGGAGACGGGCCACCTAGACGGGGTCTTCATGCACAAACGAGCCCAGAGGCTCAAGTTCCTGTGTGAGCGGAATGACAAG GTGTTTTTTGCCTCAGTCCGCTCCGGGGGCAGCAGCCAAGTTTACTTCATGACCCTGAACCGTAACTGCATCATGAACTGGTGA
- the MINK1 gene encoding misshapen-like kinase 1 isoform X11, whose translation MGDPAPARSLDDIDLSALRDPAGIFELVEVVGNGTYGQVYKGRHVKTGQLAAIKVMDVTEDEEEEIKQEINMLKKYSHHRNIATYYGAFIKKSPPGNDDQLWLVMEFCGAGSVTDLVKNTKGNALKEDCIAYICREILRGLAHLHAHKVIHRDIKGQNVLLTENAEVKLVDFGVSAQLDRTVGRRNTFIGTPYWMAPEVIACDENPDATYDYRSDIWSLGITAIEMAEGAPPLCDMHPMRALFLIPRNPPPRLKSKKWSKKFIDFIDTCLIKTYLSRPPTEQLLKFPFIRDQPTERQVRIQLKDHIDRSRKKRGEKEETEYEYSGSEEEDDSHGEEGEPSSIMNVPGESTLRREFLRLQQENKSNSEALKQQQQLQQQQQRDPEAHIKHLLHQRQRRIEEQKEERRRVEEQQRREREQRKLQEKEQQRRREDMQALRREEERRQAEREQEYKRKQLEEQRQSERLQRQLQQEHAYLKSLQQQQQQILPGDRKPLYHYGRGINPADKPAWAREVEERTRMNKQQNSPLAKTKPGSTGPEPPVPQASPGPPGPLSQTPPMQRPVEPQEGPHKSLQDQPTRNLAAFPASHDPDPAVPAPTATPSARGGVVRQNSDPTSEGPGPSPNPPAWVRPDNEAPPKVPQRTSSIATALNTSGAGGSRPAQAVRARPRSNSAWQIYLQRRAERGNPKPPGPPAQPPGPPNACSNPDLRRSDPGWERSDSVLPASHGHLPQAGSLERNRVGASKLDSSPVLSPGSKAKPDDHRSRPGRPADFVLLKERTLDEAPRPPKKAMDYSSSSEEVESSEDDEEESNGEPSEGSRDTPGGRDGDTDSVSTMVVHDVEEIAGTQTPYGGGTMVVQRTPEEERSLLHADSNGYTNLPDVVQPSHSPTESSKGQSPPLKDGGSDYQSRGLVKAPGKSSFTMFVDLGIYQPGGSGDTIPITALVGGEGSRLDQLQYDVRKGSVVNVNPTNTRAHSETPEIRKYKKRFNSEILCAALWGVNLLVGTENGLMLLDRSGQGKVYGLIGRRRFQQMDVLEGLNLLITISGKRNKLRVYYLSWLRNKILHNDPEVEKKQGWTTVGDMEGCGHYRVVKYERIKFLVIALKNSVEVYAWAPKPYHKFMAFKSFADLPHRPLLVDLTVEEGQRLKVIYGSSAGFHAVDVDSGNSYDIYIPVHIQSQITPHAIIFLPNTDGMEMLLCYEDEGVYVNTYGRIIKDVVLQWGEMPTSVAYICSNQIMGWGEKAIEIRSVETGHLDGVFMHKRAQRLKFLCERNDKVFFASVRSGGSSQVYFMTLNRNCIMNW comes from the exons gaCCCTGCTGGAATCTTTGAGCTGGTGGAGGTGGTCGGCAATGGAACCTACGGGCAGGTGTACAAG GGTCGGCATGTCAAGACCGGGCAGCTGGCTGCCATCAAGGTCATGGATGTCACGGAG GATGAGGAGGAAGAGATCAAGCAGGAGATCAACATGTTGAAAAAATACTCTCACCACCGCAACATCGCCACCTACTACGGGGCCTTCATCAAGAAGAGCCCCCCTGGGAACGACGACCAGCTCTGG CTGGTGATGGAGTTCTGTGGTGCTGGTTCTGTGACAGACCTGGTGAAGAACACGAAAGGGAACGCCCTGAAGGAGGACTGTATCGCCTACATCTGCAGGGAGATTCTCCGG ggtCTGGCCCATCTCCACGCCCACAAGGTGATCCACCGAGACATCAAGGGGCAGAATGTGCTACTGACAGAGAATGCCGAGGTCAAGCTAG TGGATTTCGGGGTGAGCGCGCAGCTGGACCGCACCGTGGGCAGGCGGAACACTTTCATCGGGACCCCCTACTGGATGGCCCCCGAGGTCATCGCTTGCGATGAGAACCCTGATGCCACCTACGATTACAGG AGTGACATTTGGTCTTTAGGAATCACAGCCATCGAGATGGCAGAGGGAGCCCCCC CTCTGTGTGACATGCACCCCATGCGAGCCCTCTTCCTCATCCCCCGGAACCCGCCACCCAGGCTCAAGTCCAAGAAATG GTCTAAGAAGTTCATCGACTTCATTGACACGTGTCTCATCAAGACTTACCTGAGCCGCCCACCGACGGAGCAGCTGCTCAAGTTCCCGTTCATCCGCGACCAGCCCACCGAGCGGCAGGTCCGCATCCAGCTCAAGGACCACATCGACCGATCCCGGAAGAAACGAGGCGAGAAAG AGGAGACAGAATATGAGTACAGTGGCAGCGAAGAGGAAGACGACAGCCatggagaggaaggagagccAAG CTCCATCATGAATGTGCCGGGGGAGTCGACCCTCCGCCGGGAATTCCTCCGGCTCCAGCAGGAGAACAAGAGCAACTCTGAGGCtttaaagcagcagcagcagctgcagcagcagcaacagcgaGACCCAGAGGCGCACATCAAGCACCTGCTGCACCAGCGGCAGCGACGCATAGAGGAGCAGAAGGAAGAGCGGCGGCGGGttgaggag CAACAGCGGCGGGAGCGAGAGCAGCGGAAGCTGCAGGAGAAGGAGCAGCAGCGGCGGCGCGAGGACATGCAGGCCCTGCGGCGGGAGGAGGAGAGGCGGCAGGCTGAGCGGGAGCAG GAATACAAGAGGAAGCAGCTGGAGGAGCAGCGGCAGTCGGAGCGCCTGCAGAGGCAGCTGCAGCAGGAGCACGCCTACCTCAAGTCcctgcagcagcaacagcagcagatcCTGCCCGGGGACAGGAAGCCCCTGTATCATTACGGTCGGGGCATTAACCCTGCTGACAAACCGGCCTGGGCCCGAGAG GTAGAAGAGAGAACGAGGATGAACAAGCAGCAGAACTCTCCCTTGGCCAAGACCAAGCCAGGCAGCACAGGGCCTGAGCCCCCCgtcccccaggcctcccctgggCCCCCAGGACCCCTTTCCCAAACTCCTCCTATGCAGAGGCCGGTGGAGCCCCAGGAGGGACCACACAAG TCCCTGCAGGACCAGCCCACCCGAAACCTGGCTGCCTTCCCAGCCTCACACGACCCCGACCCCGCCGTGCCCGCACCCACTGCCACGCCTAGTGCCCGAGGAGGCGTCGTCCGCCAGAACTCAGACCCCACTTCCGAAGGGCCTGGCCCCAGCCCGAACCCCCCAGCCTGGGTCCGGCCTGATAATGAGGCCCCTCCCAAG gTGCCTCAGAGGACCTCATCTATCGCCACTGCCCTTAACACCAGTGGGGCTGGAGGGTCCCGGCCAGCCCAGGCTGTCCGTGCCAG ACCTCGCAGCAACTCCGCCTGGCAAATCTATCTGCAAAGGCGGGCAGAGCGGGGCAACCCCAAGCCTCCAGGGCCCCCTGCTCAGCCCCCTGGCCCGCCCAACGCTTGTAG TAATCCTGACCTCAGGAGGAGCGACCCTGGCTGGGAGCGCTCGGACAGCGTCCTCCCCGCCTCTCACGGGCACCTCCCCCAGGCTGGCTCACTGGAGCGGAACCGGGTGGGAG CCTCCAAACTGGACAGCTCCCCCGTGCTCTCCCCTGGGAGCAAAGCCAAGCCCGATGACCACCGCTCGCGGCCAGGCCGGCCCGCA GATTTTGTGTTGCTGAAAGAGCGGACCCTGGACGAGGCCCCCCGGCCTCCCAAGAAGGCCATGGACTACTCGTCGTCCAGCGAGGAGGTGGAGAGCAGCGAGGACGACGAGGAGGAGAGCAACGGCGAACCGTCGGAGGGGAGCAGAGATACCCCTGGGGGCCG CGATGGAGACACAGACAGTGTCAGCACAATGGTGGTCCATGACGTGGAGGAGATAGCCGGGACCCAGACCCCCTATGGGGGTGGCACCATGGTGGTCCAGCGC aCCCCTGAAGAGGAGCGAAGCCTGCTGCATGCTGATAGCAACGGTTACACGAACCTGCCAGATGTGGTCCAGCCCAGCCACTCGCCCACCGAGAGCAGCAAAGGTCAAAGCCCCCCCTTGAAGGATGGAGGCAGTGAT TACCAGTCTCGTGGGCTGGTAAAGGCCCCTGGCAAGAGCTCGTTCACGATGTTTGTGGACCTGGGGATCTACCAGCCTGGAGGCAGTGGGGACACCATCCCCATCACAG CCCTGGTGGGTGGAGAGGGCAGTCGGCTCGATCAGCTGCAGTATGACGTGAGGAAAGGCTCTGTGGTCAACGTGAACCCCACCAACACCCGGGCCCACAGCGAAACCCCCGAGATTCGGAAGTACAAGAAGCGGTTCAATTCCGAGATCCTCTGTGCGGCCCTTTGGG GGGTCAACCTGCTGGTGGGCACGGAGAACGGGCTGATGTTGCTAGACCGAAGTGGGCAGGGCAAGGTGTATGGACTCATCGGGCGGCGACGCTTCCAGCAAATGGATGTGCTGGAGGGACTCAACTTGCTCATCACCATCTCAG ggaaaaggaacaaactgCGGGTATATTATTTGTCCTGGCTCCGGAACAAGATCCTGCACAATGACCCAGAAGTGGAGAAGAAGCAGGGCTGGACCACTGTGGGGGACATGGAGGGCTGCGGGCACTACCGTGTTG TGAAATATGAACGCATCAAATTCCTGGTCATCGCCCTGAAGAACTCTGTGGAGGTGTATGCTTGGGCCCCCAAACCTTACCACAAATTCATGGCTTTCAAG TCCTTTGCTGACCTCCCACACCGCCCTTTGCTGGTGGACCTGACGGTAGAGGAGGGACAGAGGCTCAAGGTCATCTATGGCTCCAGCGCCGGCTTCCATGCTGTGGATGTCGACTCGGGGAACAGCTATGACATCTACATCCCTGTGCAC ATCCAGAGCCAGATCACGCCCCACGCCATCATCTTTCTCCCCAACACGGATGGCATGGAGATGCTGCTGTGCTACGAGGATGAGGGCGTCTATGTCAACACGTATGGGCGGATCATTAAGGACGTGGTGCTGCAGTGGGGAGAGATGCCCACCTCTGTGG CCTATATCTGCTCCAACCAGATCATGGGCTGGGGTGAGAAAGCCATTGAGATCCGCTCCGTGGAGACGGGCCACCTAGACGGGGTCTTCATGCACAAACGAGCCCAGAGGCTCAAGTTCCTGTGTGAGCGGAATGACAAG GTGTTTTTTGCCTCAGTCCGCTCCGGGGGCAGCAGCCAAGTTTACTTCATGACCCTGAACCGTAACTGCATCATGAACTGGTGA